In Thiovibrio frasassiensis, one DNA window encodes the following:
- a CDS encoding sigma-54-dependent transcriptional regulator codes for MIMNNEPARILVVDDEEIALSNLKHVLKKEGYEVTASQSGPRALHLLEENMFDLVLTDLKMEKVGGMQILKRTRELYPDTEVIMITGYATVDSAIEAMKGGAYHYIAKPYKLDEVRKVVREALEKTGLKRENFRLREHLKAFQGEARIITDNPGMKKLLATAGQVATSDSNVVICGESGTGKELLARFVHSCSNRRNGPMLSVNCGAFQEDLLANELFGHEKGAFTGAVEMKKGLVEMADGGTLFLDEITEMSPAMQVKLLRVIQEKEVMHLGGVSPIKVNVRFLAATNRNLSEEVKLGHFRQDLFFRINVVALHIPPLAERKDDLPLLIQHFIRKYGILMHKEVANIEPEVVDILLRYDFPGNVRELENIIERGVALASGDTIEVGHLPEDLRGASFQTFRRKSGGIPSLADQERAYIEWVLKEHGDNKSVAAQVLGIDRVSLWRKIKKYELES; via the coding sequence ATGATCATGAATAACGAACCCGCAAGGATCTTGGTCGTTGACGACGAAGAAATAGCCCTGAGCAATCTCAAGCATGTGTTGAAGAAGGAAGGATACGAGGTCACCGCCTCCCAGAGCGGTCCCCGAGCTCTGCATCTGCTGGAAGAGAATATGTTTGACCTGGTCTTGACCGACCTGAAGATGGAAAAGGTCGGCGGCATGCAGATCCTGAAGCGGACCCGAGAGCTGTATCCCGACACCGAGGTGATCATGATCACCGGCTACGCCACGGTGGATTCCGCCATCGAGGCAATGAAGGGCGGGGCATACCATTATATCGCCAAGCCATACAAGCTCGACGAGGTCCGGAAGGTTGTGCGGGAAGCCCTGGAGAAAACCGGGCTGAAGCGGGAAAACTTCCGGCTGCGGGAACATCTCAAGGCCTTTCAGGGTGAGGCGCGGATTATTACCGACAACCCCGGGATGAAAAAATTGCTGGCTACGGCCGGACAGGTGGCCACCTCGGACAGCAACGTGGTGATCTGCGGGGAGTCGGGCACCGGCAAGGAGCTGCTGGCCCGCTTTGTCCATAGCTGCAGCAACCGGAGGAACGGCCCCATGCTTTCCGTGAATTGCGGAGCCTTTCAGGAGGATCTGCTGGCCAATGAGCTCTTCGGCCATGAGAAAGGGGCGTTCACCGGGGCGGTGGAAATGAAGAAGGGGCTGGTGGAGATGGCCGATGGCGGCACCCTTTTTCTCGATGAGATCACCGAGATGTCACCGGCCATGCAGGTGAAGTTGCTTCGGGTGATCCAGGAAAAAGAGGTGATGCATCTCGGTGGGGTTTCACCGATCAAGGTCAATGTCCGTTTTCTTGCGGCCACCAACCGAAACCTCTCGGAGGAGGTGAAGCTGGGCCATTTTCGGCAGGATCTGTTTTTTCGGATCAATGTGGTGGCGCTGCATATCCCGCCCCTGGCCGAGCGCAAGGATGATCTGCCCCTGCTTATTCAGCATTTTATCAGGAAGTACGGGATATTGATGCACAAGGAGGTGGCCAATATCGAGCCGGAGGTGGTGGATATTCTGCTGCGCTACGATTTCCCCGGCAATGTCCGGGAGCTGGAAAATATTATCGAACGTGGGGTGGCGCTGGCCAGCGGCGACACCATTGAAGTCGGGCATCTGCCGGAAGACCTGCGCGGCGCCTCTTTCCAGACCTTCCGCCGGAAAAGCGGCGGAATCCCAAGTCTTGCCGACCAGGAACGGGCCTATATCGAGTGGGTCTTAAAGGAGCACGGGGATAACAAGAGCGTGGCCGCCCAGGTTCTGGGCATTGATCGGGTCTCACTCTGGCGCAAGATCAAGAAGTACGAGCTTGAGAGCTGA
- a CDS encoding sulfite exporter TauE/SafE family protein yields the protein MKDVSIMFMDMTGSKLIALLVIGLIGGLLSGFIGSGGAFVMTPAMMSLGVPGAVAVASNMCHKFPKAMIGAYKRWKYGQADIKLGLVMAVTAVIGVQIGITIQKHIMNSFGNAGSNLYVSAVFMVVLVFVGGYVFYDAWKLAKGDGKETVSKLALRMQKIQLAPMMHFKTAKVTISAWITIPVGVLTGMLAATIAVGGFIGVPGMIYVVGASAVVASATELIIAFVMGAWGSVQWGLSGLIDIRLSLLLLATSLIGVQLGALGTTYVKDYIIKVVMATTMLIVAVSRGAKIPGYLADLDLMTPMSDPIHAFLEGVSFWALVLALGSAGLIITVAMVKGMSADRQSKKALAGA from the coding sequence ATGAAGGATGTTTCCATCATGTTCATGGACATGACCGGCAGCAAGCTCATTGCCCTGCTCGTCATCGGCCTGATCGGCGGCCTGCTCTCCGGCTTCATCGGCTCCGGCGGCGCTTTCGTCATGACCCCGGCCATGATGTCCCTGGGCGTCCCCGGCGCAGTGGCGGTAGCCAGCAACATGTGTCACAAGTTCCCCAAGGCGATGATCGGCGCTTACAAGCGTTGGAAATACGGGCAGGCTGACATCAAGCTCGGGTTGGTCATGGCTGTCACCGCCGTCATCGGCGTGCAGATCGGGATCACGATCCAGAAGCACATCATGAACTCCTTCGGCAATGCCGGTTCCAACCTTTATGTTTCCGCGGTTTTCATGGTTGTTCTCGTTTTTGTCGGCGGCTACGTATTCTATGATGCTTGGAAACTCGCCAAAGGCGACGGCAAAGAGACCGTGAGCAAGCTGGCCCTGCGCATGCAAAAGATCCAGCTCGCGCCCATGATGCACTTCAAAACCGCCAAAGTGACCATCTCCGCCTGGATCACCATCCCGGTCGGCGTACTCACCGGCATGCTCGCAGCCACCATCGCGGTGGGCGGCTTCATCGGCGTTCCCGGCATGATTTACGTGGTGGGCGCTTCCGCCGTTGTTGCCAGCGCCACCGAGCTGATCATCGCCTTTGTCATGGGCGCTTGGGGTTCGGTACAGTGGGGTCTCTCTGGTCTTATCGACATCCGTCTCTCCCTGCTCCTCCTGGCCACCTCCCTCATCGGCGTGCAGCTCGGCGCCTTGGGCACCACCTATGTTAAGGACTACATCATCAAAGTGGTCATGGCCACCACCATGCTCATCGTTGCAGTCAGCCGCGGTGCCAAGATCCCCGGTTACCTGGCCGATCTTGACCTGATGACCCCGATGAGTGATCCCATTCACGCTTTCCTCGAAGGGGTCAGCTTCTGGGCCCTGGTCCTCGCCCTCGGCTCCGCCGGTCTCATCATCACCGTGGCCATGGTCAAGGGAATGAGTGCCGACC
- a CDS encoding sensor histidine kinase: protein MFHLGIRKKITFGFYLLLTLMVGSAVLTYGIVKRVEEQVAFGEVIEDFFNTTLEVRRFEKNYFLYRQEKDFQENQFYWEKIRDIFANNAAALHMVVSSAEIQQLAKEIDTYNGFMGQLHVHNLDLAQGADYEGMGRAQEKLEEQVRHAGKQLTEFGEKTRYAVKSKIKKLLKTTQSILLASMVCLFVSALTIAALLGRKVVSSLKILEGYTKRISHGDFVEVAVGEGEQEIRSLLTAFNRMTKELQMRQHQLVQSEKLAALGTLLSGVAHELNNPLSNISSSAQILGEEIEEDDLEFKKSLIGQIETQSDKARDIVRTLLDFSRIKECKKEKVLLKKLVDETILLLRGHTPNEVVIAVDIPEELSVIVDKQRMQQVLLNLVKNALDAVQSNGHIWISALGTGCGTGLDEVEILIEDDGPGIDAEHVKRIFDPFFTTKDVGKGSGLGLFIVHDIIEWHGGSISVESRPGLGTTFIIWLPAVQQEHDHE from the coding sequence ATGTTTCATCTCGGCATACGCAAGAAGATCACCTTTGGCTTCTATCTGTTGCTCACTCTCATGGTGGGCTCCGCCGTTTTGACCTATGGGATTGTCAAGCGGGTGGAAGAGCAGGTTGCCTTCGGTGAGGTTATTGAGGACTTTTTTAATACGACCCTTGAGGTTCGCAGGTTCGAGAAGAATTATTTTCTCTACCGTCAGGAAAAGGATTTCCAGGAAAACCAGTTCTATTGGGAAAAAATCAGGGATATCTTTGCGAATAACGCGGCCGCTCTGCACATGGTGGTCTCTTCCGCCGAGATCCAGCAATTGGCGAAGGAGATCGACACCTACAACGGTTTCATGGGGCAACTGCACGTCCATAATCTCGATCTTGCCCAGGGGGCGGACTACGAGGGCATGGGACGCGCCCAGGAAAAATTAGAAGAGCAGGTCCGACATGCCGGCAAGCAACTCACCGAATTTGGCGAAAAAACCAGGTATGCCGTAAAGAGTAAAATCAAAAAACTCCTGAAAACGACCCAGAGCATTCTCCTTGCTTCCATGGTCTGTCTGTTTGTTTCCGCCCTGACCATAGCGGCCCTTTTGGGGAGGAAGGTGGTGAGTTCGCTCAAAATTCTCGAAGGATACACCAAGAGGATTTCCCATGGTGATTTTGTCGAAGTCGCGGTGGGGGAAGGGGAACAGGAGATCCGTTCTCTGCTCACCGCCTTCAACCGGATGACCAAGGAATTGCAGATGCGCCAGCATCAATTGGTGCAATCGGAGAAGCTGGCTGCCTTGGGCACGTTGCTGTCCGGGGTGGCCCATGAATTGAACAACCCGTTATCCAATATTTCCAGCTCGGCCCAGATTCTCGGCGAAGAGATCGAAGAGGATGATTTGGAGTTCAAGAAGAGCCTCATCGGTCAGATAGAGACCCAGTCGGATAAGGCCCGCGACATCGTCCGAACCCTGCTGGATTTCTCCCGGATCAAGGAATGCAAAAAGGAGAAGGTTCTCCTTAAAAAGTTGGTGGATGAAACCATCCTGCTCCTTCGCGGGCATACGCCCAACGAAGTGGTGATCGCCGTGGATATCCCGGAGGAGCTTTCCGTCATTGTCGACAAGCAACGGATGCAGCAGGTTCTGCTCAATCTGGTAAAGAATGCGCTCGACGCGGTTCAAAGCAATGGGCATATCTGGATTTCCGCTCTGGGGACGGGGTGTGGCACCGGTCTTGATGAGGTGGAAATCCTCATCGAGGATGACGGGCCGGGGATCGACGCGGAACATGTCAAGAGGATTTTTGATCCGTTTTTCACCACCAAGGACGTGGGCAAGGGCTCCGGGCTTGGGCTTTTTATTGTCCATGACATAATCGAATGGCATGGCGGCTCCATCAGCGTGGAAAGCAGGCCCGGCCTTGGCACCACCTTTATTATCTGGCTACCGGCAGTACAACAGGAACATGATCATGAATAA